The Bombus huntii isolate Logan2020A chromosome 11, iyBomHunt1.1, whole genome shotgun sequence genome includes a window with the following:
- the LOC126871222 gene encoding scavenger receptor class B member 1, which translates to MEKVNIVFHNNGTVSYQHKKILNFVPEMSKDKNLKVIVPNIPLLTLSTQSKGLPRIINLGLHMFLGGMRMTPFVPVTAEQLVFGYDDPLVSIAHQFFPKTRRPMSQMGLLLGRNGTLEEVSTIFTGHTDMKEFGLINRLNGLDRLPYWPNSPCDSIRASEGSFFPPRDKTGSDIVHIWDKDLCRTLPLQYRGPVKKSGIKADLYTPPDSVFGRPNETSPENECFCSDDMSTCPFNGLQNISPCQYTAPVYLSFPHFYKADPKLLDAVHGLKPNRDIHETYFKIQPKLGVPLEGKVRVQLNLKVEHQPYIGVVSNFPDIVFPIMWVEEGIEELTPSIRRWIYLATTFSDVAAPCTSYGLILVGITIVFAVFVKAYNNVMFTHEAIELGKRTIRRGSTLLVNGQHKLLITREQYVLLSNDNDEKSARIE; encoded by the exons ATGGAAAAGGTAAATATCGTTTTCCATAATAATGGTACTGTAAGTTATCAACACAAGAAGATATTAAACTTTGTACCAGAAATGTCGAAAGACAAGAACCTTAAAGTAATAGTACCAAACATTCCGTTATTA ACGTTGTCGACACAAAGCAAAGGACTACCTCGAATTATTAATTTGGGATTACACATGTTTTTGGGAGGAATGCGGATGACGCCGTTTGTTCCGGTAACTGCCGAACAACTTGTTTTTGGATACGACGATCCGCTAGTTAGCATCGCACATCAATTTTTTCCGAAAACGAGACGTCCCATGAGTCAAATGGGGCTTCTACTTGGg AGGAATGGCACGTTAGAAGAAGTGTCCACTATTTTTACGGGGCATACGGATATGAAAGAGTTTGGATTAATAAATCGTTTAAACGGATTAGATCGTTTGCCATATTGGCCAAATTCACCTTGCGATTCCATTCGAGCTTCAGAAG GATCGTTTTTTCCACCCCGTGATAAAACTGGTTCAGATATCGTACATATTTGGGATAAAGATCTTTGTCGCACTTTACCTTTGCAATATCGTGGTCCGGTTAAAAAGTCAGGAATCAAAGCAGATTTATATACACCGCCTGATTCTGTGTTTGGACGTCCCAATGAAACTAGTCCAGAAAATGAATGCTTCTGTTCAGATGACATGTCCACCTGTCCTTTTAATGGATTGCAAAATATCAGTCCTTGTCAGTACA CTGCACCTGTTTACCTTTCCTTTCCGCATTTCTACAAAGCTGATCCCAAGTTATTAGACGCAGTACACGGATTAAAACCAAATCGGGACATACATGAAACTTACTTTAAAATTCAACCG AAACTTGGCGTGCCGTTGGAAGGAAAAGTGCGCGTTCAGTTAAACCTAAAGGTGGAACACCAACCATACATCGGCGTGGTGTCGAATTTTCCCGACATAGTATTTCCTATTATGTGGGTCGAAGAGGGTATCGAAGAACTGACACCTTCTATCCGCAGATGGATCTATTTAGCAACAACATTTAGCGACGTTGCTGCCCCTTGTACCTCGTACGGATTAATTCTAGTCGGTATAACAATCGTATTCGCGGTTTTCGTGAAGGCTTACAACAACGTGATGTTTACGCACGAAGCGATCGAACTAGGTAAACGAACCATAAGAAGAGGTTCCACGTTGTTAGTAAATGGACAGCACAAGTTATTAATTACACGAGAACAATACGTTTTGCTCAGTAACGATAACGACGAGAAGTCAGCAAGAATAGAATAA